The following are from one region of the Paenibacillus sp. JZ16 genome:
- the rplC gene encoding 50S ribosomal protein L3: MKGILGRKLGMTQVFTPEGVVIPVTVIEAGPCVVLQKKDLENDGYEAIQVGFSDKKENRSNKPEAGHAKKANTAPKRYVREIRGVDLASVEVGQELKADVFAEGEFVDVTGISKGKGFQGVIKRWGQSRGPMSHGSRYHRRPGSMGSIQANRVPKGKRLPGHMGNETVTIQKLEVVKVDAERNVILVKGSIPGPKKGFVQIKETVKK; the protein is encoded by the coding sequence ATGAAAGGTATCTTAGGTAGAAAGCTCGGAATGACTCAAGTGTTTACCCCTGAGGGTGTTGTAATTCCTGTAACGGTTATCGAAGCAGGTCCTTGTGTTGTTCTTCAAAAGAAAGATCTGGAAAACGACGGATACGAAGCGATTCAAGTCGGTTTCTCTGATAAGAAAGAGAACAGATCTAACAAACCAGAAGCAGGCCATGCGAAAAAAGCAAACACTGCGCCTAAGCGCTACGTTCGCGAAATTCGCGGTGTTGACCTCGCGAGTGTCGAGGTTGGACAAGAGCTGAAGGCTGATGTCTTCGCAGAAGGCGAATTTGTTGACGTAACGGGTATTTCCAAAGGTAAAGGTTTCCAAGGTGTAATCAAGCGTTGGGGCCAAAGCCGCGGACCAATGTCTCACGGTTCCCGTTATCACCGTAGACCAGGTTCCATGGGTTCGATCCAGGCAAACCGTGTTCCTAAAGGAAAGCGTCTGCCAGGTCACATGGGCAATGAGACAGTTACGATTCAAAAGCTCGAAGTTGTTAAAGTCGATGCAGAGCGTAACGTAATCCTTGTAAAAGGTTCCATTCCTGGACCTAAAAAAGGTTTCGTTCAAATCAAAGAAACGGTGAAGAAATAA
- the rplV gene encoding 50S ribosomal protein L22, with the protein MEAKAHARSIRIAPRKAQLVVDLIRGKQVGEAIAILRHTPKAASPVVEKLLNSAIANAEHNYSLDVTKLVVTQAYVNQGPTMKRFRPRAMGRASRINKRTSHITLVVAEK; encoded by the coding sequence ATGGAAGCAAAAGCACATGCTAGATCGATTCGTATTGCTCCTCGTAAAGCTCAACTCGTTGTTGACTTGATCCGCGGTAAGCAAGTCGGCGAAGCGATCGCAATTCTTCGTCACACTCCGAAAGCTGCATCTCCGGTTGTTGAGAAGCTTTTGAACTCGGCTATCGCTAACGCTGAGCATAACTACTCTTTGGATGTAACTAAATTGGTTGTGACGCAAGCTTATGTCAACCAGGGACCGACTATGAAACGTTTCCGCCCGCGTGCGATGGGACGTGCAAGCCGGATCAATAAACGCACCAGCCACATTACTTTGGTGGTAGCTGAAAAATAA
- the fusA gene encoding elongation factor G, translating into MATREFSLKNTRNIGIMAHIDAGKTTTTERILFYTGRTHKIGEVHEGAATMDWMEQEQERGITITSAATTASWKGHRVNIIDTPGHVDFTVEVERSLRVLDGAVGVFSAKEGVEPQSETVWRQADRYGVPRIAYVNKMDIIGADYLNVVKDMRERLQANAVAIQLPIGAENDFIGIIDIIEEKAYMYKDDLGQNIEETEIPAEFKDQVEELRNELVEKVAELDEDLTMKYLEGEEITIAELKAALRKGVVEVKIFPVICGSSYRNKGVQLMLDAVIDYLPAPTDVPDIKGTLEDGTEAIRHSSDEEPFSALAFKIATDPYVGKLTFFRVYSGVLQSGSYVLNATKGKRERIGRILQMHANSRQEISEVFAGDIAAAVGLKDTGTGDTLCDEKNPVILESMNFPDPVIEIAVEPKTKADQDKMGVALGKLTEEDPTLRAHTDEETGQTILAGMGELHLDIIIDRMRREFKVETNVGKPQVAYRETFRAPARVEGKFVRQSGGRGQYGHVWVEFEPLEPGSGNQFDSKVVGGSVPREYIGPAQQGIEEQMKNGVLAGFPLVDVKATIVDGSYHDVDSNEMAFKIAGSMALKAAKDKCKPVLLEPIMKVEVTVPEEYMGDVMGMLNSRRGRIEGMDSRGGTQIIRAKVPLSEMFGYSTTLRSGTQGRGVFSMELSHYEEVPKNISDEIVSKIKGGE; encoded by the coding sequence ATGGCGACAAGAGAGTTCTCCTTGAAAAATACACGTAATATCGGGATCATGGCGCATATTGACGCTGGTAAAACGACCACTACAGAGCGGATTTTGTTCTATACAGGCCGTACGCACAAAATCGGGGAAGTTCACGAGGGTGCAGCTACAATGGACTGGATGGAGCAGGAGCAGGAGCGCGGTATCACGATTACATCCGCTGCGACTACCGCTTCTTGGAAGGGTCATCGCGTTAATATTATCGACACCCCGGGGCACGTTGACTTCACAGTAGAAGTTGAACGTTCCCTTCGTGTATTGGATGGGGCAGTAGGTGTATTCAGTGCGAAAGAGGGCGTTGAACCTCAGTCGGAGACTGTTTGGAGACAAGCAGACCGTTATGGAGTTCCGCGGATCGCATACGTAAACAAAATGGATATTATCGGTGCCGACTACTTGAACGTAGTTAAAGATATGAGAGAGCGTCTGCAAGCGAATGCGGTAGCGATTCAGCTTCCGATCGGTGCAGAGAATGATTTCATTGGCATCATCGATATTATCGAGGAAAAAGCTTATATGTATAAGGATGACCTCGGTCAAAATATCGAAGAAACCGAAATTCCAGCAGAATTCAAGGATCAAGTGGAAGAGCTTCGCAACGAGCTTGTTGAGAAGGTAGCAGAACTTGACGAAGACTTGACAATGAAATATCTTGAAGGTGAAGAAATCACCATCGCTGAGTTGAAAGCTGCTCTGCGTAAAGGTGTTGTCGAAGTTAAGATCTTCCCGGTTATCTGTGGATCTTCTTACCGTAACAAAGGCGTTCAGCTGATGCTTGATGCCGTAATCGATTATTTGCCGGCTCCAACTGACGTTCCAGACATCAAGGGTACCCTTGAAGACGGAACTGAAGCTATCCGTCATTCTTCCGATGAAGAGCCGTTCTCGGCTTTGGCATTCAAAATCGCTACGGACCCTTATGTTGGTAAGCTGACATTCTTCCGCGTATACTCCGGTGTACTGCAATCCGGCTCTTACGTACTGAATGCAACTAAAGGTAAGCGTGAGCGCATCGGTCGTATCCTTCAAATGCATGCGAACAGCCGCCAAGAAATTTCCGAAGTATTCGCCGGAGATATCGCAGCTGCCGTAGGTTTGAAAGATACGGGTACAGGTGATACACTATGTGATGAGAAAAACCCGGTTATTCTGGAGTCCATGAACTTCCCTGATCCGGTTATCGAAATCGCAGTAGAACCTAAGACGAAAGCTGACCAAGATAAAATGGGTGTGGCTCTCGGTAAGTTGACGGAAGAGGATCCAACTCTTCGTGCACATACTGATGAAGAAACAGGCCAAACGATCCTGGCAGGTATGGGTGAGCTTCACTTGGACATCATCATCGACCGTATGCGTCGTGAGTTCAAGGTAGAAACTAACGTGGGTAAACCACAAGTAGCTTACCGCGAAACATTCCGTGCACCAGCTCGCGTTGAAGGTAAATTCGTTCGTCAGTCCGGTGGTCGTGGACAATACGGTCACGTATGGGTTGAGTTCGAACCTCTGGAACCAGGTAGCGGTAACCAATTCGACAGCAAAGTTGTCGGTGGTTCGGTACCAAGAGAATACATTGGTCCAGCACAACAAGGTATTGAAGAGCAAATGAAGAACGGTGTACTCGCCGGCTTCCCGCTTGTTGACGTTAAAGCAACAATCGTTGACGGTTCTTACCATGATGTTGACTCCAATGAAATGGCGTTTAAAATCGCCGGTTCCATGGCTCTGAAAGCAGCTAAAGACAAGTGTAAGCCTGTCCTGCTTGAGCCAATCATGAAAGTTGAAGTTACCGTGCCTGAGGAATACATGGGCGACGTAATGGGTATGCTGAACTCCCGCCGTGGACGTATCGAAGGTATGGACTCCCGTGGTGGTACTCAAATTATCCGTGCGAAAGTACCTCTTTCCGAAATGTTCGGTTACTCCACTACCCTTCGCTCCGGTACACAAGGACGCGGTGTGTTCTCCATGGAACTCTCCCACTACGAAGAAGTTCCTAAGAATATCTCCGATGAAATTGTGTCCAAGATCAAAGGCGGAGAGTAA
- the rpsG gene encoding 30S ribosomal protein S7 has product MPRKGPVTKRDVLPDPVYNSKLVTRLINRIMLDGKRGVAQSILYNSFNIIKERTGNDPMEVFEAAIKNIMPVLEVKARRVGGANYQVPIEVKPERRTSLGLRWLVNYSRNRGEKTMEERLAAEIIDASNNTGASVKKREDTHKMAEANKAFAHYRW; this is encoded by the coding sequence ATGCCACGCAAAGGTCCAGTAACTAAAAGAGACGTGCTGCCAGATCCAGTGTATAACAGCAAGCTGGTAACTCGTCTGATCAACCGCATCATGTTGGATGGTAAAAGAGGTGTTGCTCAAAGCATCCTTTACAATTCGTTCAACATCATCAAGGAACGTACTGGTAATGATCCGATGGAAGTGTTTGAAGCAGCTATCAAGAACATCATGCCAGTATTGGAAGTTAAAGCTCGTCGTGTCGGCGGTGCTAACTACCAGGTTCCGATCGAAGTTAAACCAGAGAGACGTACATCCCTTGGATTACGTTGGCTCGTAAACTACTCCCGCAACCGCGGCGAGAAAACCATGGAAGAGCGTTTGGCGGCTGAGATCATCGATGCTTCCAACAACACAGGCGCTTCCGTTAAGAAACGCGAAGATACACACAAAATGGCTGAAGCGAACAAAGCGTTTGCTCACTACCGTTGGTAG
- the rpmC gene encoding 50S ribosomal protein L29, protein MKANELRNLTTAEIEQKIAGFKEELFNLRFQLATGQLDNPTRIRDVRKEIARAKTVIRERELGIS, encoded by the coding sequence ATGAAAGCTAATGAACTGCGCAACTTAACCACTGCAGAAATCGAGCAAAAAATCGCCGGATTTAAAGAGGAACTCTTTAACCTCCGTTTTCAATTGGCCACAGGCCAGCTTGACAACCCGACTCGGATCCGTGACGTTCGCAAAGAAATAGCTCGTGCTAAAACCGTTATCCGTGAAAGAGAACTTGGGATTAGTTAA
- the rplB gene encoding 50S ribosomal protein L2, which yields MPIKKYKPTSPARRNMSVSTFEEITTNQPEKSLLAPLSKTAGRNNQGKITVRHHGGGHKRKYRIIDFKRNKDGIPGRVATIEYDPNRTSNIALIHYVDGEKRYIIAPKGLKVGDQVVSGVGADIKIGNSLPLENIPVGTVIHNIELKPGKGGQLVRAAGTEAQLLGKEDKYVTVRLSSGEVRRILKVCRATIGSVGNQDHELIKIGKAGRSRWLGQRPEVRGVVMNPNDHPHGGGEGRAPIGRKSPMSPWGKPTLGYKTRKKGKASDKYIVRRRTK from the coding sequence GTGCCTATTAAAAAGTATAAACCGACATCCCCGGCTCGACGCAACATGTCCGTGTCGACTTTCGAAGAAATCACCACGAATCAGCCGGAGAAATCGTTGTTGGCTCCGCTGAGCAAAACAGCTGGCCGTAACAACCAAGGTAAAATTACGGTTCGTCACCATGGCGGCGGACACAAGCGTAAATACCGTATCATCGACTTCAAACGGAATAAAGACGGCATTCCAGGTCGCGTTGCTACAATCGAATACGACCCGAACCGTACTTCCAACATCGCTCTGATTCACTATGTAGATGGTGAAAAACGTTATATCATCGCTCCTAAAGGTCTGAAAGTTGGAGACCAAGTAGTATCTGGAGTAGGTGCTGACATCAAGATCGGTAACTCACTTCCACTGGAAAACATTCCGGTAGGTACCGTTATCCACAACATCGAGTTGAAACCAGGTAAAGGCGGACAATTGGTTCGTGCTGCTGGTACAGAAGCTCAACTTCTCGGTAAAGAAGATAAGTACGTAACTGTTCGTCTTTCTTCCGGTGAAGTTCGTCGCATCCTGAAAGTTTGCCGTGCAACTATCGGTTCTGTGGGTAACCAAGACCATGAGTTGATCAAAATCGGTAAAGCTGGTCGTAGCCGCTGGCTTGGACAACGTCCTGAAGTACGTGGTGTCGTCATGAACCCTAACGATCACCCTCACGGTGGTGGTGAAGGCCGCGCTCCAATCGGACGTAAATCGCCTATGTCTCCATGGGGTAAACCAACCCTTGGTTACAAAACACGTAAAAAAGGTAAAGCTTCTGACAAATATATCGTTCGCCGCCGCACGAAGTAA
- a CDS encoding ribosomal L7Ae/L30e/S12e/Gadd45 family protein, whose protein sequence is MSNDKGLQDAHIKIGTKQTMKAVESGLATEVYVAEDCDQRLISKVVSECDKNGVHINYVPTMIELGEACGIEVGAAMVAVLKS, encoded by the coding sequence ATGTCTAATGATAAAGGATTACAGGATGCACACATCAAGATTGGCACCAAACAAACGATGAAGGCCGTTGAATCCGGTTTGGCTACAGAGGTTTATGTGGCTGAAGATTGCGACCAACGTTTGATTTCAAAAGTCGTATCCGAGTGTGATAAGAATGGCGTGCATATCAACTATGTACCCACGATGATAGAGCTTGGAGAAGCATGCGGTATTGAAGTTGGTGCAGCTATGGTAGCTGTCTTGAAATCATGA
- the rpsJ gene encoding 30S ribosomal protein S10 yields MAKQKIRIRLKAYDHRVLDQSAEKIVETAKRSGAGVSGPIPLPTEKQVITILRAVHKYKDSREQFEMRTHKRLIDIVNPTPQTVDALMRLDLPSGVDIEIKL; encoded by the coding sequence ATGGCAAAGCAAAAAATTCGTATTCGCTTGAAAGCATACGACCACAGAGTTCTTGATCAATCCGCTGAGAAAATTGTTGAGACAGCAAAACGTTCGGGTGCTGGTGTATCCGGTCCGATCCCGCTGCCAACTGAGAAACAAGTAATTACCATTCTCCGTGCGGTGCACAAGTATAAGGATTCTCGGGAACAGTTCGAAATGCGTACACATAAACGCTTGATCGACATCGTGAACCCGACTCCACAAACTGTGGATGCCTTGATGCGCTTGGACCTGCCGTCCGGTGTAGATATCGAAATCAAACTGTAA
- the rplP gene encoding 50S ribosomal protein L16, translating into MLVPKRVKHRKQQRGHMRGQAKGGTELNFGEFGLQATEPGWITNRQIEAARIAMTRYIRRGGKVWIKIFPDKPITQKPLEVRMGSGKGNVEKWVAVVKPGKIMFELGGVSEEIAREAMRLAAHKLPVKTKFVKREEVGGEANES; encoded by the coding sequence ATGTTGGTACCAAAACGTGTAAAACACCGCAAACAACAGCGCGGCCATATGAGAGGTCAAGCTAAAGGCGGTACTGAACTGAACTTCGGCGAATTCGGTCTGCAAGCAACAGAACCAGGCTGGATCACGAACCGTCAGATCGAGGCTGCTCGTATCGCGATGACTCGTTACATTCGTCGTGGCGGTAAAGTATGGATTAAGATTTTCCCAGATAAGCCGATTACTCAAAAGCCTCTCGAAGTGCGGATGGGTAGCGGTAAAGGTAACGTTGAGAAATGGGTTGCCGTTGTAAAACCAGGCAAGATCATGTTTGAACTTGGAGGCGTGTCCGAGGAAATCGCCCGCGAAGCGATGCGTCTCGCCGCTCACAAGCTGCCTGTTAAAACGAAGTTTGTGAAACGAGAAGAAGTGGGTGGTGAAGCAAATGAAAGCTAA
- the rplW gene encoding 50S ribosomal protein L23, with translation MKDPRDIIKRPVITERTADYMAELKYAFEVDIRANKTEIKQAVESIFKVKVSNVNTMRVPAKPKRYGRYSGYTTEWKKAIVTLAPDSKPLEFFESVE, from the coding sequence ATGAAAGACCCACGCGATATAATCAAGCGCCCGGTGATCACGGAACGTACGGCTGACTACATGGCAGAGCTGAAATATGCTTTTGAAGTGGATATCCGTGCTAACAAGACCGAGATCAAGCAAGCTGTCGAATCTATTTTTAAAGTTAAAGTATCGAACGTGAATACGATGCGTGTTCCTGCTAAACCAAAGCGTTATGGCCGTTATTCCGGTTACACAACCGAATGGAAAAAGGCAATCGTGACTTTGGCTCCAGACAGCAAACCGCTCGAGTTCTTTGAATCGGTTGAATAA
- the rpsL gene encoding 30S ribosomal protein S12 has protein sequence MPTINQLVRKGRQAKVYKSKSPALQKGFNALKREETDLSAPQKRGVCTRVGTMTPKKPNSALRKYARVRLTNRIEVTAYIPGIGHNLQEHSVVLVRGGRVKDLPGVRYHIVRGALDTAGVNNRMQARSKYGTKRPKAKS, from the coding sequence ATGCCAACAATTAACCAACTGGTTCGCAAGGGCCGTCAAGCTAAAGTTTACAAATCGAAATCTCCAGCTCTTCAAAAAGGTTTTAACGCTTTGAAACGTGAGGAGACCGACTTGAGCGCTCCGCAAAAACGCGGTGTATGCACTCGTGTAGGCACAATGACGCCGAAAAAACCGAACTCCGCACTTCGTAAATATGCTCGTGTTCGCTTGACGAACCGCATTGAGGTGACGGCTTACATTCCGGGTATCGGACATAACTTGCAAGAGCACAGTGTTGTATTGGTTCGCGGTGGACGGGTAAAAGACCTTCCGGGTGTACGTTACCATATCGTTCGCGGCGCACTTGATACCGCTGGTGTAAACAACCGGATGCAAGCTCGTTCCAAATACGGCACGAAGCGTCCTAAAGCAAAAAGCTAA
- the rplN gene encoding 50S ribosomal protein L14 — protein sequence MIQPFTRLAVADNSGAKELMCIRVLGGTGRRTAQIGDLIVCSVKQATPGGVVKKGDVVRAVVVRTKRSVRRKDGSYISFDENAAVVVKDDRSPRGTRIFGPVARELRERDYMKIVSLAPEVI from the coding sequence ATGATTCAACCATTTACACGTTTAGCTGTTGCTGACAACTCCGGTGCGAAGGAACTGATGTGTATCCGCGTATTGGGTGGTACTGGTCGTCGTACAGCTCAAATCGGTGATTTGATCGTATGTTCCGTCAAACAAGCAACACCAGGCGGCGTTGTCAAAAAGGGTGATGTAGTAAGAGCGGTAGTCGTTCGCACGAAACGTTCTGTACGTCGTAAAGACGGATCTTACATCTCATTTGACGAGAATGCAGCTGTTGTTGTTAAAGACGACAGAAGCCCACGCGGAACTCGTATTTTCGGACCAGTTGCTCGCGAACTTCGCGAAAGAGACTACATGAAAATCGTTTCCTTGGCTCCGGAAGTAATCTAA
- the tuf gene encoding elongation factor Tu → MAKAKYERTKPHVNIGTIGHVDHGKTTLTAAITSVLSKTYGGAAMSFDQIDKAPEERERGITISTSHVEYETDTRHYAHVDCPGHADYVKNMITGAAQMDGAILVVSAADGPMPQTREHILLSRQVGVPYIVVFLNKCDMVEDEELLELVEMEVRDLLSEYDFPGDDTPITRGSAREALQNPEGEWAQKIVEMFKTIDEYIPLPERDTDKPFLMPVEDVFSITGRGTVATGRVERGTIKVGDEIEIVGIAEETKKSVVTGVEMFRKLLDSAQAGDNIGALLRGVERTQIERGQVLAKPASVKPHTEFTAQVYVLSKEEGGRHKPFFTGYRPQFYFRTTDVTGVINLPEGSEMVMPGDNITVTVSLINPIAIEEGTKFSIREGGRTVGAGSVASIIK, encoded by the coding sequence ATGGCAAAGGCTAAATACGAACGTACGAAACCCCATGTTAACATCGGTACTATCGGTCACGTTGACCATGGTAAAACAACTTTGACAGCTGCAATCACATCTGTATTGTCCAAAACTTACGGTGGTGCTGCAATGTCTTTCGACCAAATCGACAAGGCTCCAGAAGAGCGCGAGCGCGGTATCACAATTTCGACTTCCCACGTTGAATACGAAACTGATACTCGTCACTATGCACACGTTGACTGCCCAGGTCACGCTGACTATGTTAAAAACATGATCACTGGTGCTGCTCAAATGGACGGAGCAATCCTGGTTGTATCCGCAGCTGACGGCCCAATGCCGCAAACTCGTGAGCACATCCTGTTGTCCCGCCAAGTAGGCGTTCCTTACATCGTTGTATTCTTGAACAAATGCGACATGGTTGAAGACGAAGAGCTCTTGGAATTGGTTGAGATGGAAGTTCGCGACCTGCTGAGCGAGTATGACTTCCCAGGCGACGACACTCCGATCACTCGTGGTTCCGCTCGTGAAGCTCTGCAAAACCCAGAAGGCGAATGGGCACAAAAAATCGTTGAAATGTTCAAAACAATCGACGAGTACATCCCATTGCCTGAGCGCGACACTGACAAGCCTTTCTTGATGCCTGTCGAGGACGTATTCTCCATCACTGGTCGTGGTACCGTTGCTACAGGTCGTGTAGAGCGTGGTACGATCAAAGTTGGTGACGAGATCGAAATCGTTGGTATCGCTGAAGAAACTAAGAAATCCGTTGTTACGGGCGTTGAGATGTTCCGTAAATTGCTGGATTCCGCACAAGCTGGTGACAACATCGGTGCATTGCTTCGTGGTGTTGAGCGTACTCAAATCGAGCGCGGTCAAGTACTTGCTAAGCCTGCTTCCGTTAAACCACACACAGAGTTCACAGCTCAAGTATACGTACTGAGCAAAGAAGAAGGCGGACGTCATAAGCCTTTCTTCACTGGCTACCGTCCACAGTTCTACTTCCGTACTACGGACGTAACTGGCGTGATCAACTTGCCAGAGGGTTCTGAAATGGTTATGCCTGGTGATAACATCACTGTAACGGTTAGCCTGATCAACCCAATCGCGATTGAAGAAGGAACTAAGTTCTCCATTCGTGAAGGCGGCCGTACCGTAGGTGCTGGTTCCGTTGCAAGCATCATTAAATAA
- the rplD gene encoding 50S ribosomal protein L4: MPKVALYNVSGSQVGEVELNEAVFGIEPNAHVLHSAVLLQRASLRRGTHKVKGRSEVRGGGRKPWKQKGTGRARQGSIRSPQWKGGGVVFGPTPRSYTFKLPKKVRRLAIKSALSSKVIDNAIIVLDQLTLNAPKTKEFANILSNLKVGRKALIVAPSYDDNVALSARNIPGVKFVAADGINVLDVLSYDQLIITKEAVQKVEEVLA, encoded by the coding sequence ATGCCTAAAGTAGCACTTTATAATGTCAGCGGTAGCCAAGTTGGCGAAGTAGAATTGAATGAAGCTGTATTCGGCATCGAGCCGAACGCACACGTATTGCACAGTGCAGTATTGTTGCAGCGCGCTTCGCTTCGTCGTGGTACCCACAAAGTAAAAGGACGTTCTGAAGTACGCGGCGGCGGACGTAAGCCTTGGAAACAAAAAGGTACTGGCCGTGCTCGTCAAGGTTCGATCCGTTCTCCACAATGGAAAGGCGGCGGTGTGGTATTTGGACCAACTCCGCGCAGCTACACATTTAAACTTCCTAAGAAAGTTCGTCGTTTGGCTATCAAATCCGCATTGTCTTCCAAAGTGATTGACAACGCGATTATCGTATTGGATCAATTGACGCTGAATGCGCCGAAAACGAAAGAGTTTGCTAACATTCTTAGCAACCTGAAAGTAGGCCGTAAAGCTCTGATCGTTGCTCCAAGCTATGATGATAATGTAGCCCTTTCCGCTCGTAATATTCCTGGTGTGAAATTCGTAGCGGCTGACGGCATTAATGTTCTTGACGTACTGTCGTACGATCAACTGATCATTACGAAGGAAGCAGTTCAGAAGGTAGAGGAGGTGCTCGCGTAA
- the rplX gene encoding 50S ribosomal protein L24, giving the protein MPKVKKVLESHSNKLHVKKDDTVIVISGKDKGKKGRVIAAYPRENRVLVEGVNMIKKHQKPNQMNPQGGIIEKEAPIHVSNVMHVDPKSGKVTRIGYKVLDNGKKVRVAKRSGEVIDK; this is encoded by the coding sequence ATGCCTAAAGTGAAAAAAGTCCTGGAATCCCATAGCAACAAACTGCACGTGAAAAAAGATGATACAGTTATCGTCATCAGCGGTAAAGACAAAGGCAAAAAAGGCCGTGTCATCGCAGCGTACCCTCGTGAAAATCGTGTTTTGGTTGAAGGTGTGAACATGATTAAGAAGCACCAGAAGCCAAACCAAATGAACCCACAAGGCGGTATCATCGAGAAGGAAGCTCCGATCCATGTATCGAACGTTATGCACGTTGATCCGAAGAGCGGAAAAGTAACCCGTATCGGTTACAAAGTACTGGACAACGGTAAAAAAGTTCGCGTAGCTAAAAGATCCGGAGAAGTTATCGATAAATAA
- the rpsC gene encoding 30S ribosomal protein S3 has product MGQKVNPVGLRIGIIRDWESKWYAGKDFGDLLLEDVKIREYLKNKLKDSAVSRIEIERAANRVNVTIHTAKPGMVIGKGGSEVEVLRGQVTKIAGGKKVHINISEIKNPELDAILVAESIAQQLERRVSFRRALKQAIQRTMRSGAKGIKTSVSGRLGGAEIARTEGYSEGTVPLHTLRADIDYGTAEAHTTYGRIGVKVWIYRGEVLPTAKKQAAQEGGN; this is encoded by the coding sequence GTGGGCCAAAAGGTAAATCCAGTAGGACTCCGTATCGGTATTATCCGTGATTGGGAATCCAAATGGTATGCAGGCAAAGACTTCGGTGATCTTTTGCTGGAAGACGTGAAAATCCGTGAATACCTGAAAAATAAATTGAAAGACTCCGCTGTATCCCGTATCGAAATCGAGAGAGCGGCTAATCGTGTGAACGTGACGATCCACACTGCGAAGCCAGGTATGGTTATCGGTAAAGGTGGTTCCGAAGTAGAAGTACTGCGCGGACAAGTGACTAAAATTGCCGGCGGTAAAAAAGTTCACATCAACATTTCTGAAATCAAAAACCCTGAACTGGACGCTATTCTTGTTGCTGAAAGCATTGCACAACAGCTGGAACGTCGTGTATCTTTCCGTCGTGCACTGAAACAAGCGATTCAAAGAACTATGCGCTCTGGAGCAAAAGGGATTAAAACATCGGTCAGCGGACGTCTTGGCGGAGCCGAGATTGCTCGTACGGAAGGCTACAGTGAAGGAACTGTTCCACTTCATACGCTTCGTGCAGACATCGACTATGGTACAGCAGAAGCGCATACGACTTACGGCCGTATCGGCGTGAAAGTATGGATCTATCGTGGAGAGGTTCTTCCTACGGCTAAGAAACAAGCTGCTCAGGAAGGAGGCAACTAA
- the rpsQ gene encoding 30S ribosomal protein S17 — MSEERNARKVQIGKVVSDKMDKTIVVAVETYKKHDLYHKRIKYTKKFKAHDENNQAQIGDTVKIMETRPLSKDKRWRLVEVVEKAVII, encoded by the coding sequence ATGAGCGAAGAACGCAATGCTCGTAAAGTGCAAATTGGTAAAGTTGTCAGCGATAAAATGGATAAAACCATTGTTGTAGCTGTTGAAACCTATAAGAAGCATGACTTGTATCACAAACGCATTAAATACACAAAAAAATTTAAAGCGCATGATGAGAACAATCAAGCTCAAATCGGAGATACCGTTAAAATCATGGAAACTCGCCCTCTCTCCAAAGACAAGCGCTGGAGATTGGTAGAAGTGGTTGAAAAAGCGGTAATCATCTAA
- the rpsS gene encoding 30S ribosomal protein S19 — protein sequence MSRSLKKGPFIDGYLLKKVEDMNAASKKAVIKTWSRRSTIFPQFIGHTFGVYDGRKHVPVYVTEDMVGHKLGEFAPTRTYKGHEDDKKTRR from the coding sequence ATGAGCCGTAGTTTGAAAAAAGGACCTTTTATTGACGGATATCTGCTCAAAAAAGTGGAGGACATGAACGCCGCAAGCAAAAAGGCTGTGATCAAAACCTGGTCCCGCCGCTCCACTATTTTCCCGCAATTTATCGGTCACACGTTCGGAGTATACGATGGCCGTAAACATGTACCTGTATATGTAACAGAGGACATGGTAGGACACAAGTTGGGTGAGTTCGCTCCAACTCGTACCTACAAAGGTCATGAAGATGATAAGAAAACAAGAAGATAA